One stretch of Diabrotica undecimpunctata isolate CICGRU chromosome 5, icDiaUnde3, whole genome shotgun sequence DNA includes these proteins:
- the LOC140441386 gene encoding uncharacterized protein yields MDKWLFSFKSKHQETETNKQKDSPVPLDVEKPGCSHQVEGSPIYPAPTHSHIMSDNGDTMNDPTPAKKKIKIEKASKSEKKKTFNSSWKSVPQFKNWLEKSIKQPSSEGNEYAYCKVCDCDIVAHKSVLLKHSISERHKLNWTKVASNTKLTELYKPNADDVAVKTAELKLCALLASNNLPFLLVDTLTPLIQNICYDSKIAKQLHLKRTKAKSIICNNLGYNFLEELYIKLREPGCFFSLVMDETTDISVKKQCAFTTIIYENNSTKTQFFDLVEAHGSTASDLYGILKNCLTSKNIPLTNFVGFSSDTTNVMVGEFNSVFSKLKEEFPHIVCIRCSCHMAHLATSKACLKLPRHVEDLLRNIGSHFNRSALRRHKFIEFQNFFQVKIHKILSPAITRWLSIKECVDRVLEQYEPLRAYLTEYVFEDPSITTETMLETMSNLFTPVYLEFMSYSLGLMTDFNLLFQSEKPLLCKVQPQTETLLRTLCSNFIKMSVIKRTNDIFRLNHENPTNFVSLHDIYIGVAATESLKELKKKPNLNQKEFDSFFKCILEFYIELVSNIKNRFTFNDPIYKIISILDPKIAQSFEIKSLQCVTNQFPILKEYVNIQELDNEWRRHALLDFEKLNLNSDDCEQYWSQIFNLKNDANAFLFPNLKKTLQLLFVLPFSNASVERIFSDLFNIKSDKRNLLNSSTAKAILATKAGVEKNGGCLKFIPSKKMLGHNTWKDNQ; encoded by the exons atggaTAAGTGGCTTTTCAGTTTTaag AGTAAACATCAGGAAACAGAGACAAATAAGCAGAAAGATTCCCCAGTACCACTTGATGTAGAAAAGCCAGGTTGCAGTCATCAAGTTGAAGGCTCCCCTATTTATCCTGCTCCCACACATTCTCATATTATGAGTGACAATGGCGATACTATG AATGATCCTACACcagcaaaaaagaaaataaaaatagagaaagcaTCAAAGAGTGAAAAAAAGAAGACTTTTAACAGCTCTTGGAAAAGTGTACCACAGTTTAAGAATTGgttagaaaaatcaataaaacaaccATCATCTGAGGGTAATGAGTACGCCTATTGCAAGGTATGTGATTGTGATATTGTAGCTCATAAAAGTGTATTACTAAAACATTCAATAAGTGAAAGGCATAAATTAAATTGGACAAAAGTGGCGAGCAATACTAAACTCACTGAATTGTATAAACCAAATGCTGATGATGTAGCTGTAAAAACGGCAGAGTTAAAGTTATGTGCCTTGTTGGCAAGCAATAACCTGCCATTTTTATTAGTAGACACCCTAACTCCTTTAATTCAAAATATATGTTATGACTCGAAAATTGCTAAACAATTACACTTAAAACGAACCAAAGCTAAGTCAATTATTTGCAATAACTTGGGGTATAATTTTCTTGAAGAACTATATATTAAATTAAGGGAGCCAGGatgttttttttctttggttATGGATGAAACTACTGATATTTCAGTAAAAAAGCAATGTGCATTCACtactataatttatgaaaataattcAACCAAAACACAATTTTTTGATCTTGTCGAGGCTCATGGATCAACAGCTAGTGATTTATATGGTATTCTAAAGAACTGTTTAACTTCAAAGAATATTCCACTGACTAATTTTGTAGGGTTTTCATCAGATACCACCAATGTTATGGTTGGAGAGTTTAACTCTGTATTTTCCAAGTTAAAAGAAGAATTTCCACACATAGTATGCATTAGATGCTCATGTCATATGGCACATTTAGCTACATCAAAAGCCTGTTTAAAATTACCTAGGCATGTGGAAGATCTGCTACGGAACATAGGCAGTCATTTTAATAGGAGTGCTTTGAGGAGACACAAATTTATAGAgttccaaaatttttttcaaGTGAAAATTCACAAGATACTCTCTCCAGCCATAACAAGATGGTTATCTATTAAAGAATGTGTCGATAGAGTACTTGAGCAATATGAGCCACTTAGAGCATATTTGACAGAGTATGTATTTGAAGACCCGTCAATTACAACAGAAACAATGTTGGAAACCATGTCAAATTTGTTCACACCGGTGTATCTAGAGTTTATGTCATATTCTTTAGGACTAATGACAGATTTCAATTTACTCTTTCAGTCAGAAAAACCACTTCTTTGTAAGGTTCAGCCACAAACTGAAACTCTGTTGAGAACGCTGTGTTCTAATTTTATAAAGATGTCTGTAATAAAAAGAACCAACGACATATTTAGACTTAACCATGAAAACCCTACAAATTTTGTTAGTTTACATGATATTTATATAGGAGTTGCTGCAACAGAAAGCttgaaagaattaaaaaaaaagccaaatttgaaccaaaaagaatttgatagtttttttaaatgtattttagaaTTCTATATAGAGTTAGTTAGTAATATTAAAAATCGATTCACCTTTAACGACCCTatctataaaataatttcaatattgGATCCCAAAATTGCACAAAgctttgaaataaaatcattacaaTGTGTAACTAATCAATTCCCTATTTTAAAAGAATATGTTAATATTCAGGAGTTAGATAATGAATGGAGAAGACACGCTTTATtagactttgaaaaattaaatttaaattcagaTGACTGTGAGCAATATTGGtctcaaatatttaatttaaaaaatgatgctaatgcttttttatttccgaatttaaaaaaaacgctACAGCTACTTTTTGTTTTGCCATTCTCTAATGCTAGTGTAGAACGTATATTTAGTGATTTGTTTAACATAAAAAGTGACAAACGGAATTTATTAAACTCTTCAACAGCAAAGGCTATTTTGGCAACCAAAGCAGGAGTTGAAAAGAATGGCGGTTGCTTAAAATTCATACCATCCAAAAAAATGCTAGGCCATAATACATGGAAAGACAATCAGTAG